The following nucleotide sequence is from Chelonia mydas isolate rCheMyd1 chromosome 5, rCheMyd1.pri.v2, whole genome shotgun sequence.
tgcctagcacaatgaggtcctggtgcATGACTATGGCTCCTAGTCAtatggtaatgcaaataaataataataacaataagttGCAACAGGGCCAAAACGTATCCCAGGAATCAAGGAGCTGAATCCAGCTGTCTGGTTGCACTCAACTCCCCACAACCTCTCCtgtgctgagaaaaaaaaaatcttactagaCTGTTATTTTCTGAATCAAGATATccttgtattttgtattttaaaacttatttagTGCCATTTAAAATCATTAAAGTTGCCATATTGATATTCCTAAATCGTGACTGGAAAGACAGAAAGAATCCCAGTCAGCTGATAGAATCCTCTCTTTATCTGCACAAGAAGTTGAGAGCAAATGGTGGGCATACTGACCTCCTAGTGTTGCTCATCCCTGAACTGGAGAGGGAAAATGTCTAGGGATAGTATCTTTATAGTTCATCCTCTTGCTTCTTTCAATCCTTGGTGTTCTGGTGACACTGTCAACAAGGAATGCTCGACTCCAGACTTCAGAGCATGAATCTAACGTATAGCACCTGGCCAATTTTGGTCAGAGCATCTGTAATGACATGTATAATATTGACCATTCACTGTTTGTAGAAATGTGGTTCAGTTTAAAGCCTGTTGACAATTCTGCTCTCTACTCTTGCTGCTCCAATGGAGATAGGAATTCTGACAATCAAATCCATCTTTGTTTAGCTTCTTGTTAAAAACTGGATCATTTTATCTCTAAAGAATGTTTAGTAACTCCTTTACAACTGCTGTGAGAAAAATCTAAAAACTAAAAAGGAGTGTTAATATGAGGTCCAGGATTGAAACATAATTTAGTGTCCTAATTAACATTAATTAATGTTACTTTGTATGGCCAGAAAACATGCTGCAGGCCAGATTCTGGCCCATGTTAAGtcccctttatgctgctccagTAGTGTAAAGGCGGGGAGGTGCGGGGCGGGAGGTACTATAAACTGAAAAGTCCCTGCTGTGGGAGAATCCTTAGATTATTTTGAGTCTGTGTAACCAGCTCTTTGTCAGCTCCTTCCAGCTGCCCCTTGTCATAGGATGCCTGACTGCAATCATAGACAGCATAAAATCCTCTAGGAGATTTTTATGAACCCATGTGACTTATGTGgtcttgaggctgctctaagttacactagAGACTGCAgtggcccctggctgccccaaggAGCAAAAAGATGGCAGAAAGCCATGCTCCCCCCGTAGGTGCACGTGTGGCTTTTTCAGCACACCTGCCAACTTGGCCCTCAGAAAGGATAATAGATGTGCAATGTGTTTATTTTGGAAATTCAGACCATTTCATCACCGTCTCTCACAACTTTTTGCCATTGTGCACTACTTGTGATGTAAGTCTATCGGAACCTGATACGGATGCCCAACAATAAGATGCTACCATCAGTTTGTGCAGCAATCCTAGTAACACTCATTGTTCTAACACTCAGTGTTCATTGTGTAGCAATCCTAACACTCATTGAATCTCATTGTTACATACCACAGAAATACATACCACATGTCCAAGCAAGATGGACATGCATCTTTAATgtagaaaaacaatatttttactttataaacagttgacaaaaagtttttttgttttaattttaacttaAGGGAAACACATTTTTGGACATGTTTGAGCAgattaataaattgtatttgtatACATGTAACCAAAACAGCAATTTATCAGGTAGAAGTCAGTTGGGGGTTGGGGAATTGGGAGTGGGGAATAAAATGCCAACCTGTATATACAGTTGTGCTGTACTGATGATGAACTACTGTTTATTCAGGGAGAGCATAGCTTGGCAGCAACAGAAGAACCATCACAGCATATGACATTGTGCTTCGCTAGGAGACAACAATACATTATCTCAAATACAAATAGCACAAGCACAAGGGAAGAATACAAATGTTTTCTCAGACTTTGCTCATTATTTCACTGGGTGGCTGTCAGAACTGAGaactacagaaagacagacagagatCATAGGTACTGCATGTGTTTCTGTTACCAACACTTAAAAGTGATACACCTGGTTTAGGTTGGaaaatctaaggcctggtctacactacagagttaggttggcATAAGGCAACTAAATCAGTGCAAATACCCTGGTTATGACAcgcaccgctgacacaaggagggtagtgtggacatgcaaaagcgatttaattactgcaATGGCTGTACGGTGCCATAAATTAggtcgacataattttgtagtgtacttTTGTATATTTAGACCTACTTTAAAGCCCATTTACAGTGTCAGAGTGGTTTAGAGGGGCCTTAAGTAAATGAGAATCTAGCCCAACAGTATTTGGTGCAATTTTCTTCATAATTATGTGTATTTGTTGTTCAGTGAATTATGATAGCCGCTCTTGTGTACAAATTTTAAAACTACATTGTCTCACATCTTTTTCTTATAGAACCAGCTAACATATCTCTATTGCTGGAGATTACAACCTGTCACTATTTTGGAAAGAATTGCATGACTTCAAAGAGCATTGGATTAggtgctgaatgaggcaggaattCTGTGAATAAAATAGTATGTGATAATATAATTAAAGGCTATATCATAATGCAGATGTACAAGGGacaaaattaaagttgcacaagcAACTTAAATGTGGCTTTTCCTAATTTttcagtgtttgactttgcaaccttaataacattctgttagcatagttattttaaatgtaacattaTGACAAAATCATAAATCctttatatatacatttttctaaaacaaatgttTCTATTCTGGGCATTGCAGCAGCCCATTGCTCataagcaaccctacaataacaaatcaGACTAACAGGTAAGGCAAGAATACTTGCAAGCTTCTAAGAGGGTAGATATACTGCACATGGtgaataaaaattatgaaaagtaACATGTCTTTTAATTGTGCTGTGAGGATGGTTCTTGAAATCACAACTGTTATCTGACTTTATTAAGGCTGGTGATACTTGTTATAACGATTAGGATAtgtttctgctctcagttatacccaTGCTACCAGACTGACTTGTACTTTAACATGGTTGATGGCGTGCCCAAACATTGAGCTCTAAAGAGCAAGGGAAATAAGTACAGTTGCCCGGAGGATGACAGTTCCATTTTATGAAAACTTTTAAGGTTTCAGAATTTCTTTTCATTCCAgtgcagaacaaaaccaaactctCTCAAATATTTACACAAAAAAGGACTTGTGCATGTGTGCACTGATCTGGAATGTGAGAGGTTCAGGGTCAAGTCTCTGTTATGGTTGATTTTGAGTGCTGTAGGATGAAAAATTCAGTTCTAAATCAGAAAGAACAGCGGatgtcccacatcccaggtcagTTCCCTAACCATCTAGGTATAGAGTGTCTGTCTCTCACCCCAGGAGCTTCTTAATAAAAGTTTTGTGGAAACCGATATATCTTTGATGACGAATTCTAGGAATAAGCTATCAAATCCTTTACTATATAATTTTTTGTTATATTTCAGGATTGCATATTTCACAGGAATATCACTGGTGACCTGAAAGCATTTATAGATAAATATGGTTTTGATGTTCTTGTGATTTTGGCCAACTATTTAGCAGAGGATGAGCAGGCTAAGCGGCAGATAGTGGTGTACTCAGAAAACTTAGAGCTATGCAATCAAGTAAGTACTATAAAGAAAGAATGAAACATTGTCCTTCCTGAACTGAGTATGCTTGAAAATAGTTATTGTATAATTAAATGGGTTAAACACTGAATAACCATTTAACATGTGATGGTGTGGGTGCTACAACACTTTATTGTCATGGATGTGGAATGACTGCATTATTTATATTTGCAGTATTGCTGAAGCTATGTTGGGCCCAGAATATGAGAGAGTTAAAGTGGGTGACCACCTTCTGTTTATGGAAGAAGGGAGAAAGATGTTTttaagcttcacagagctcttccccaGATCTGAGCGTGTTCCTTCTTCCAGCaaaagttggtcaaataaaagatattatctcacccactttaTCTCTTGCATTATTTATGTATTGCATAACAAAGCACTACCGTATTTGACAGTGTTCCAGAGCAGTCATGCAGCTAGATCCAGTGGTCAAAAGAAAGAGAAGGGGGATATACAGatgacttttcattaaaaaatgttcaCAACATTTTTGTGTTGATTTGACTTGATTGTGTGTTTCATTGTGGCCTACTCAATGGCGATTGGGTTGTGAACACATATACAATATAAACGAGAGAAAAACCAAAGGGACTGTTTTCATGTTTAGATTTGGATTAGATATAAGGTAAAGTTCAGGATTCTGATTTGAGTTTGGGTTTTAACAGCAACAAAAGTTGCCAGctattttcatgaaattttggACAAAAATGGAGGAAGTGCTTCTGAGCTCCACTCTGAGCATCTTGTAAGATTTTCTTCATCTTAGGTGAAAATCTCAGAAGGTAATTTTGGCCACATCCAAACCAGAAATGGAAGAAACAAGTTTCTAGTTTTGGTTCCAATCTGTAAGCTGGACTACTGGTGTTGGTTGAGATCCAGGAATTTAAAATCAGACTCCTGCTACCTATTCAAAATGTGAAAGAGTTCTGATTCaaggttttgattttatttcatgAATAGTATAAATATTTCACTAGATCTTTGAGCACCATACAGTTGTTActattaaagaaaaattatttttagtaTTCTAGacctgtttttaaattattttaaattcagtGCACACTGAGGTGctaatcctgcaactggatctgcaTGGGCAGGCAGAGCCTTGTAACAGGGTGGAGCCCACTTGACTTTGAGGAGACTTTGTATAGTCCCAAGAGCTCACAGacatggatctgattgcaggacagTGGCTTAAATAAGTACTTCCCCCTTTGGTGTAGAAATGCATTTCTTTAACACTTCCTGgaagcattcagtttctttttCACCTTTTACAGATTTTAGTCAGCTTTCCTAGAATAGCAAACAAAAATCTGAGTTTATTTTAGGAGTGAAGAATTAATTTGAAAAGTCAAATTATAGCATTTCAAGTAAATATttgttaattaaataataaatgttatgCAGTGATCTTCTTGAGTTTAAGAGGATTAATGTGTTCAAAGTTCATTAAAAAGATAGGTAAAGCAAGATAGCTGAGAAATCAACCGACAAGAATATGTCAATaatagacaataatactattaGTATACATTTGTAACTGTCCTTACAATGACTTTTTGAAACCACTGTATTTTCCAACAGATTTGCTGTGAATTAGAAGAATGTCAGAATCCTTGCCTGGAGCTGGATCCTTTAGAATGCGGATGTGACCAATTCCTCGTTTATCACCAAGACAATGCTTTGGTGACTGGTGATCAAATTTTTCTAATAATTAAAGAAGTTATTAACAGAAGACAGCCAGAAATGGTACCAAACAGCAGAACGTCTTCTACTGAAGCTGTTGCTGGGAGTGCTCCACTTTCACAGGGATCTTCTGGTATCATGGAGCTATATGGTTCTGACATAGAACCACAGCCCAGTTCTGTCAACTTTATAGAAAATCCTCAAGATCTCAATGGATCTATCCAAGCCCATGTTGATGTTAATATAGACCTTGTGAGTCCAGACAGTGGATTGGCTACCATTAGAAGCAGCCGGTCTTCCAAGGAGAGCTCAGTTTTTCTCAGTGACGATAGTCCAGTTGCAGAAGGTGCTCATCACAGTCTCCTTCCAGGTTTTGATTCCTATAGCCCCATTCCTGAAGGAGCAATACCAGAAGAACAACAGCCTCAGTCTAGAAACAACAGTGATAACTTTGATCTTTTCAGTTTTGATCTAGCACCTATGGTTACAATTCGATCTGAATCTTCTTCTCGTTCTGTTGATTATTCCCCAGCAGATGACTTCTTCCTGAATAGTGATTCATCAGAAGGACAACCACCTATTGTGCAGAAAGAACTTGATGAGACAAATCTATCAGAAAATGACATGGCTAATTATTCATCCAATTTACTAATGACAACAAATGAAGAAGACAGTTTAGTAGAATTTGATGATGAATTTAGGCAAGAAAATCCTGGAGATTTGTCTGAAAAAACTTCAAGTTTGACAGATTTAGTGGAAGATGATTCTTCTTCGCCTGAGGTgttgaaaaatgttgaaacaagaaTTCCCCCAACTCCTATGAACAGTCTTGTAGAAAGCTCACCATTAGATAATGGACCACCTTTGTTTTTTCCACaagatgtaattaaaaaaattaatgaaatagaTAGTGCAAGCTATTCTCAGTCACGTGCTAGGTATGGAAGCTGGTGGGATGGTTTTGAATTAGATTCTAAAAATGCTGATGCTTGGAGTTCAAGTGAACAGGAATCTGTATTTCAAAGCCCTGATTCATGGAAAGATCGTAAAGCAAGCCCATTACTTCGGGAGCACTTTGATAGAAGAGCCTCAGATTCTGTATTCCTGCAAAAACAGCCAAGGCAGATGGAATACTCAAGAACAGGTCTGTGGGAGAATCAGTTTAACCCTGTCCGAGATAAACATAGCTTAGAGCTGCAGAAGAAAACCACTGAACACTCACACGGGCAAAGTACATCTTTAGAGGAGACAAAACAACACATGGAAGCATTTACTGATTTGTGGAAGTCCAGTCAGCTGACCCCAGTGATATCAGCTCCATGGTGTAACACTGTAGGTGAAAGTGGACAACTCGATGCAGAATCTTACGATGTTTGGACAGAGTTTGATCAAGAAGACGGCGCTAAGCCATCAGAAAATGTATGGAGTATGCTGAAACTGGACACTGATCAAACTTCTGTGAGGAGTCTTGAAGCCTGGGCCATGTCCAAAACTAATCTATCATATTCTTCAGAAAACACTGCAGAAAATGAGTCTGAAAACCTGAACAATGAAGTATCTTCAGAAGCCTGGAACAAAGGGAGGGCTTATCCAGTGGAAGAatacagcacttttgaaaatacaaagTCCAGTATTGATAATGTGCAGAACAATTCTAATCTAGCCAtagaaaatcaaaatgtattaGGTGACACTAAATGTAGACCAAAACAATTTGAAAATATGGATGTCTGGGATCTGTATGAAAAAGACATAGAGAAAGAAGTACTAGAAACTCTGGTTCCATGGGAAGATTCTGTCTTGTCATATAGATGCTCAGACTTTAGCTCATCAAATGCCGGTGAAGATTTAGTTGTTTCTCCACCAGATACCAATTATTCAACATCTGATTCATACATATCACCTACATTTATAGGGGACGAAAGGGAAAATGAGGACAAGCATTTTGACAGAGAAACAATTTTCGATGAAGTGATTAACTCAAATTCAGATGAACCTAAAATATTGGAGGAAACAGATAAGGAATCATTACCACAACCATCCATTAGAAGCATGCCTTTTCTAAGCTCAGGAAACACAGAAATGTGGAATGTGTCTCTTAATAATGTCAGTCAGTTAAAAGCAGAAAATTCTGAAATTACTGCTCTTCCAAACACTTGTACAGTTTCACGGAATTCAGAACAAATAGCTGCTAAGTATTTTTCAGGTGATGAGAATATCAGTGAAAGTAATTCTAGTTCTGAGGACACTGGAGTCATGCAGGTGTATAATCAAACAGTCAACCACTTATCTCAGCCACATGGTGGACTGAATACCAGACCAACTGCAGctgaaaaaaatgtagaaatatgGAACAGGGTCATCCTTGAGGATACACAGTCATCTACAAGCACTTCAGAGATGGGTAATGGTTTCGACTTGAAAGGAAGTGACTTAGAAAATGAGGTTTCAGTTAATGGGCAAGTACAAGGAAGCATTAATGAAGATTCAGAATTGAGAACTCAGCTTTCAGAGCAACAGTTGAATCTCTGGAGTGTATACCTTCAGCAGAATCATCAGGCAGGATGGGAGAATAATGGTATCTCTGGTACTTCTCAACAAGGAATAGATGAATATAAAAGAATAGATGAGATGAGTGGACAGCTAACCATTAGCAATGTTTGGAACACAACCATGCAAGATAACACAGTGTCACCATCAGTGTTATCCAAACTATCATGTATAACAAATTCAGAAGAAAGTACACCACCATCCGAAATTCCTAACTCACCAGAAAAAATAAGGAacagtgacattttcaaagctttaGAAACAGagaaatcagaaataaatatgCCCTTTTCTTGTCCGTCTAACCCTGCCAATCAGGAACAGAGGAAACGAACTTTGCAGAACAATGCAGAATCTTCTGCAACAAGTCACGAGGAAGAAAGACATTCTGGGCATTTAGATTTCTATAATCTCCAAAATTACAGCCATAGTAATATATCACAGACACTTCCTAGAAATACTAATAAGGAAAGTACCGCTACAGAGGGTGCAACAAGTCCCGAGATGAAAAGTGCCTCTGAAAGTTATAACAAAGGCGAGGATGGCCAAGAAAATCATTCTCCTACAGTGCCTGAAAATCTAGATAGCTGGAATGACTCTGCGAAGAGTAGCTCTCAATCAGTTGTATCAAGTCCTTTGATAAATGAAGCACCAGAGGTGTTCAGAGGGGCTCAAGAGAGTTTATCTGAGGAAGTTCCTAGCAATTTAGAGATCTGCAGTTTTGAATTAGGTTTTTCTGAACTCAGTCCAGAGATAAGTGATGCTCATGAAACACCTTTCATGAGTGAGATTCTGCAGACTAAAATTCAAGTGAATCCCTCTTCTGAATCTGCTGAAGTGCCTGGCATTACAAATATATCTGTGATGGATAATTCATTATCACATGAAATGGATTCTGGGGGAAATGATGCTTCTGAAGGTTTAGAATCTGGGAATAAAATTCCAGATGAGGAACATGTTGACACCACATCTCATCATGATTTTCCCCAAATTCTAGGTGTTTGGAATTCACGCATGTGTGAAGATACACAGTCTCCTGGAACAAGTCCTGAGACAAGTGAGGTTCCTGAAATGACAAACACCATGAATAGCCTTCTAGGAGATACACAAATCAAAAGTGATTGTGAAGAGGATAATGTATGGAGTGGTTCAACAAATGATTATACACAGTCCAGTGCCACAAGTCCTGATATAAGTGATGCCTCTGAAAATGTGCATGTTTGGGGGAGCATGCCAGCTACCTGTCATAGAGAAAGTGAAGACATTTGGAATATCACCAATGATGGATTAGAAAAAGCTCCTGAAAAGGGGGGCTTTGAGAATAAAAGTCAGGGAGAATCTGAAGAGAGCATTGATCACAAAGTTCCTAAAAATTTAGATCTTTGGAATGCACATGTAGATGATGATACAGTATCTTCTTTATCAAGTCCTGAAGCAAATGAGGATTCCAAAAATTCAGAGGCACCTCAGGCAGTGATAGAGATAGATTCCAACTATCAAGCAAATGAGAATAAAGTTTCTGAAACTAAAGAACACGATTATGCACAATCCAGTGCAGTGAGTTCTGAAGACAGTTTAGATGCTGAaatggaactggagaaagaggtTCAGATGGCCATCTTAAATAAaaactctgaaaatgtaaaacCTTGGAATATATCAAAGGAAGATGATATTATGCACTTAAACACAACTAACAATGATACCTGTGAAGCTTTTGAATATTTAGATGGCTGGGAAACAAGTCAGGGAGAATTTCAAGTGAATACTTTCCAAGAAAATCCAGACCATCCACATGTTTGGAATTCATGTACAATGGATTACTATATTGCCCCATCTTCTGCAGCAGGACATAAAGAATATTCTTCAAAGAATTCAGAATCATGGAATATATCATTGCAAGCTGATTCTGAAATAAATCAAAGGTCCACTGTGGAAACAAATGACCATTCAGAATGGTGGAATTCAGAAACGCATAAACACAAGCCAGTAGAATGGCAATATTCTAATTCAGATGGTGGTTTAGAAATTAATCAATTGGCAAACATTAAGCTTGATGCCTGGGGAGCACCAGTACAAAGTGAAGAACTAAAAGTTGCATATCCTGCTTATCTAGGTATCCACGCAAATCAGTCTCCCCCTCTGTACTTTAAGGAAGAGAAATATGAAAGTATAGTGCATTCCAGGAATATTCACAAGAGTCAAATTGATCCAGATATTGTACAGCATAAACTGTCTGATCCACTGGCACTGGCTAAGAAAGAAAGGGATTTAAAAGAGCAGCCTTTTGTCACAGTTGATGGAGATCAAGATACTTCTAAAAATGCTTTTCCAGAAAAGTGGCAACCAGATATGCCAAACACATTTGCTCAGGCAAACCTAATACTTGATCTTTCAAGAGATAATGTGGACGTTCAAATAAAAACTTCAAATAAAGATCTATTTGTTCAAGAACAATGGAATACCGGTGGAACTTTAGAATTCTGCAGCTCCCCCAAAAATGCTTTCATTGCAAATGACTCATCCCAAAAACTGATAGAAAAGTCAAGCCTGAGATGGAATGAGTTAGCTGAAGTTCGCCAAATTACATGTTCCCCATATACTTTACAGGACGAGACTCCAGAAAGTAATCAGCTATTCCCAGTAGATCCTGATTTGTGGACTGATACTGAacagcttttcattttgaaagctgATGGTGAAAATCCTGATATATTAAGTCACTGTGACCAAGACAGTAGTTCACTGGCCTCAAACAGGCCTGATGTTTGCCATGAATATGAAGCTAAGCATGCATCTTCACAATCTACTGATGCTTTGGCTGAGGCTGGAGAAGTTACTCAGCTGGTTCTCACGGTGTCCAATATAAGCAAAGAAGCAGACTTTGATTTTAAACAGCAATTAGTAACTCACAAAGTAGAGACATATCCTGATCGAAATAGTCCAGAAAATAATGATGGAACACAGGTTGATCAGCTAATATCTCCTAAAGCTCATGAAGCTTCTGAATTCAGAAAGGAAAATATCTTAAAAAAATCTGACTTAGAAAAGAAACCAGTTGTTGAATTAATGGATTCAGCAGGCTCCTCTGCTGAAGATTTGGGAATGGTTTCCTTGCATCTTAAAGATGCTTGCTATGAAAATAATATTCTTGCAGCTTCAGTGAAGGTAGTTCACTCCCAGAGACATTTAGTTGCCACTGATTTCTTTCCCCTTGATAATTCGGAAGAAAGCATAAAAGATATGAGTGTCTCAGCTGaaactggccaaattccagccaTTGATCATACAGCAGTGACTTCCGATAAAGTAGAAATATCAGACATGTGTGTTGATGGGAATGAGACTGGTATAGAAAATAGCTCCAACACATCAATCACTAACAGCCAGTCATTAGGTGAAGTGAGCAAACTGACAATATTAAACAGTAAAGACAATGTAGCAGTAGAAAGAGATGCAACTGACGAACAAAcactcttcttaaaaacctcattGGATGATAATGATAGAGATGCTGCAGTTTGTCAGCATGCTGACAATGTCGTAAAAGAACCTGAACATTTGCCTGATAGCCATAATCCTTGGTTTAAAGAATCACCTAATGAACAGTCACCAGTGGTGTACTCTTCTCCATCTGATGTATCGTTTAATACAGAAGCCACTGGCAgcaaagagagaggaaaggagattTCATTAAAGCAGCAGTTTTCTGGCAGTGTTTCGGTGGAAATGCCATTATCTCCACTTCCTCCTCAAAAAGATAAAATGAACTTTTTAGAGACCAAAGACAGCATTGCCAAAGATCAGTCATTTGACTCATTTGCAGAGTGCCCCCAGGGAGACCAGGCATTGGGGTCTTTACCATTAGAGTCTGAAGTGATGCCTGAATCCTCTGATATCTTGAAAGGATTAGAACATGAAGCACAAAGAAGTAATACTGATTCACCAGCAGGTGGAGTCACAGGATCACCCAATGGTAAGAAATTATGCACTgtctaataaaataaattaatgggaCAAAGTAGTAAATGTCTGAGAAGGAGTATTGCTACTGAACAGTAAGATACAGTATAGCTACTGCATGGTGAGACTTTAATGGAGTGGCATTTGGAATACATGAGTCTTCCTGAAACTCTGGGCCTTGGAAAGACCTGTATTCTCTTCATTGTAGCTAGATCAAAAACCGAAACTTTGAAGGAGGGAGAGTCATTTACCACATATTTGTATAATGCCTAGCATAAAGGACCCCAGCCTCACTGGCCTCTTGGCACTACcacaatattaaataaaataaaataataataataatataaaatgcaaGAATAAATTAACACAGGACATAGGCTatcaaaggcaaataaaaatgggtttattttacAGGACTCATTTGAAAAACAATAATTGCTAACTgctaaaactgaaattttgttcGTTTTGCATTTTAGAAGCTGCCAGTGACCCCCTCTATACTGAGGGGAATGGAAGAAATTCCACTGAGAGCCCTGAACTGATAAGTACAGAGAGTAAGGAAGATATGAGGACACAGGTGAACAAAGATCAGACTGCACTAGAGATGGATTACATCCTTGTTACTGCTGAAGAAAATGGATCTGTGAAGAAGGATATCCTTGAAACAAAGGAAAGTGATTTTGCATTTCAAGAAGCTAATGTGGCTGAACAAACAGAGTCTCATGAAGCCTTTTCAGCAGGCTTCTCAGATACATTTCAGTCAATCTCCATAATAAATGAAAGTAAAGACCAATCTTTTTTGA
It contains:
- the PRUNE2 gene encoding protein prune homolog 2 isoform X6 — translated: MEEFLQRTKSKLNRSKRLGKVHVVLGNKPCDLDSLISALTYAYFLDKVSPPDVLCLPVLNIPRREFSYYPETRFILEELNIPESFHIFQDEINLHQLNDEGKLSLTLVNSNMLASDDRSLESAVVKVINPDERCDANLGLQASSSSLVVKEILQEAPELITQQLAHLLRGSILFKCMSMEPERITEQQEEILSILEEKFPELPPREDIISVFQETPFKAQGLNIEEAMLKDLKELSDGEIKVAVSTVYMTLEDCIFHRNITGDLKAFIDKYGFDVLVILANYLAEDEQAKRQIVVYSENLELCNQICCELEECQNPCLELDPLECGCDQFLVYHQDNALVTGDQIFLIIKEVINRRQPEMVPNSRTSSTEAVAGSAPLSQGSSGIMELYGSDIEPQPSSVNFIENPQDLNGSIQAHVDVNIDLVSPDSGLATIRSSRSSKESSVFLSDDSPVAEGAHHSLLPGFDSYSPIPEGAIPEEQQPQSRNNSDNFDLFSFDLAPMVTIRSESSSRSVDYSPADDFFLNSDSSEGQPPIVQKELDETNLSENDMANYSSNLLMTTNEEDSLVEFDDEFRQENPGDLSEKTSSLTDLVEDDSSSPEVLKNVETRIPPTPMNSLVESSPLDNGPPLFFPQDVIKKINEIDSASYSQSRARYGSWWDGFELDSKNADAWSSSEQESVFQSPDSWKDRKASPLLREHFDRRASDSVFLQKQPRQMEYSRTGLWENQFNPVRDKHSLELQKKTTEHSHGQSTSLEETKQHMEAFTDLWKSSQLTPVISAPWCNTVGESGQLDAESYDVWTEFDQEDGAKPSENVWSMLKLDTDQTSVRSLEAWAMSKTNLSYSSENTAENESENLNNEVSSEAWNKGRAYPVEEYSTFENTKSSIDNVQNNSNLAIENQNVLGDTKCRPKQFENMDVWDLYEKDIEKEVLETLVPWEDSVLSYRCSDFSSSNAGEDLVVSPPDTNYSTSDSYISPTFIGDERENEDKHFDRETIFDEVINSNSDEPKILEETDKESLPQPSIRSMPFLSSGNTEMWNVSLNNVSQLKAENSEITALPNTCTVSRNSEQIAAKYFSGDENISESNSSSEDTGVMQVYNQTVNHLSQPHGGLNTRPTAAEKNVEIWNRVILEDTQSSTSTSEMGNGFDLKGSDLENEVSVNGQVQGSINEDSELRTQLSEQQLNLWSVYLQQNHQAGWENNGISGTSQQGIDEYKRIDEMSGQLTISNVWNTTMQDNTVSPSVLSKLSCITNSEESTPPSEIPNSPEKIRNSDIFKALETEKSEINMPFSCPSNPANQEQRKRTLQNNAESSATSHEEERHSGHLDFYNLQNYSHSNISQTLPRNTNKESTATEGATSPEMKSASESYNKGEDGQENHSPTVPENLDSWNDSAKSSSQSVVSSPLINEAPEVFRGAQESLSEEVPSNLEICSFELGFSELSPEISDAHETPFMSEILQTKIQVNPSSESAEVPGITNISVMDNSLSHEMDSGGNDASEGLESGNKIPDEEHVDTTSHHDFPQILGVWNSRMCEDTQSPGTSPETSEVPEMTNTMNSLLGDTQIKSDCEEDNVWSGSTNDYTQSSATSPDISDASENVHVWGSMPATCHRESEDIWNITNDGLEKAPEKGGFENKSQGESEESIDHKVPKNLDLWNAHVDDDTVSSLSSPEANEDSKNSEAPQAVIEIDSNYQANENKVSETKEHDYAQSSAVSSEDSLDAEMELEKEVQMAILNKNSENVKPWNISKEDDIMHLNTTNNDTCEAFEYLDGWETSQGEFQVNTFQENPDHPHVWNSCTMDYYIAPSSAAGHKEYSSKNSESWNISLQADSEINQRSTVETNDHSEWWNSETHKHKPVEWQYSNSDGGLEINQLANIKLDAWGAPVQSEELKVAYPAYLGIHANQSPPLYFKEEKYESIVHSRNIHKSQIDPDIVQHKLSDPLALAKKERDLKEQPFVTVDGDQDTSKNAFPEKWQPDMPNTFAQANLILDLSRDNVDVQIKTSNKDLFVQEQWNTGGTLEFCSSPKNAFIANDSSQKLIEKSSLRWNELAEVRQITCSPYTLQDETPESNQLFPVDPDLWTDTEQLFILKADGENPDILSHCDQDSSSLASNRPDVCHEYEAKHASSQSTDALAEAGEVTQLVLTVSNISKEADFDFKQQLVTHKVETYPDRNSPENNDGTQVDQLISPKAHEASEFRKENILKKSDLEKKPVVELMDSAGSSAEDLGMVSLHLKDACYENNILAASVKVVHSQRHLVATDFFPLDNSEESIKDMSVSAETGQIPAIDHTAVTSDKVEISDMCVDGNETGIENSSNTSITNSQSLGEVSKLTILNSKDNVAVERDATDEQTLFLKTSLDDNDRDAAVCQHADNVVKEPEHLPDSHNPWFKESPNEQSPVVYSSPSDVSFNTEATGSKERGKEISLKQQFSGSVSVEMPLSPLPPQKDKMNFLETKDSIAKDQSFDSFAECPQGDQALGSLPLESEVMPESSDILKGLEHEAQRSNTDSPAGGVTGSPNEAASDPLYTEGNGRNSTESPELISTESKEDMRTQVNKDQTALEMDYILVTAEENGSVKKDILETKESDFAFQEANVAEQTESHEAFSAGFSDTFQSISIINESKDQSFLTTEWGSFHLAEKSPSVLPQRLGDEKRSPESPAQDHSWTVLGKNEASDISPEEISSRTETMDSGSGHSVKELEAVLDQELIHDKQSGVQLKKPPHKSFEQEKYSPLDSLTREDKNSSIVRTDALLLQVVGGHGIWEVHSQQHPGDGMATEQEMEEETEFLNSERELNRVSGLVPEDVGMEIPFEEGVLSPDTTEIRPEPPNSLDLNGSHPRRIKLTAPNINLSLDRSEGSVLSDDNLDTPDEIDINVDDLDTPDEADSFEYTGNEDQAAVRDVFQEESESIPEYTAEEERQDNRLWRTVVIGEQEQRIDMKVIEPYKKVISHGGYYGDGLNAIIVFAACFLPDSSRADYNYVMENLFLYVISTLELMVAEDYMIVYLNGATPRRKMPGFGWMKKCYQMIDRRLRKNLKSFIIVHPSWFIRTILAVTRPFISSKFSSKIQYVGTLAELSELIPMEYVHIPESIVKTSCLSNEPEMTSMEQELDVTLRKEKP